A window of Candidatus Hydrogenedentota bacterium contains these coding sequences:
- a CDS encoding transposase — translation MPRLARIVVAGEPHHITQRGNNQQDVFFVDDDRRVYLQFLRQYATRYRLRIHGYCLMTNHVHIIAVPEVEEALANAIGRAHFRYSQYFNQLHQRSGHLWQGRFHSCTLDEAHYGNAMHYVEQNPVRAKMVRKPWRYRWSSAAVHVGERKDDGLLDLDRWREAHGDEARWRAVLEQGIDPDFAETFRRNTHTGRPLGTAGFLSMLEAQLGRRLRALPVGRPRKVKTGGGRKK, via the coding sequence ATGCCAAGACTCGCACGCATCGTGGTGGCGGGAGAGCCCCACCACATCACCCAGCGCGGTAATAACCAGCAGGACGTCTTCTTTGTGGACGACGACCGGCGGGTGTACCTCCAATTTCTGCGGCAATACGCGACGCGGTATCGGCTCCGTATCCACGGCTACTGTCTGATGACCAACCACGTGCATATCATTGCCGTGCCGGAGGTGGAGGAGGCCCTGGCCAACGCCATCGGGCGCGCGCACTTCCGCTACAGCCAGTACTTCAACCAGTTGCACCAGCGCAGCGGCCATCTCTGGCAGGGCCGTTTCCACTCCTGCACGCTCGACGAAGCCCACTACGGCAACGCGATGCACTACGTCGAGCAGAACCCCGTCCGCGCGAAGATGGTGCGGAAGCCGTGGCGCTACCGGTGGTCCAGCGCGGCCGTGCATGTGGGGGAGCGAAAGGACGACGGCCTGCTCGACCTCGACCGCTGGCGCGAGGCCCACGGCGACGAAGCCCGCTGGCGCGCGGTGCTGGAGCAGGGGATCGACCCCGATTTCGCCGAGACCTTCCGCCGCAACACCCACACCGGCCGCCCCCTGGGCACGGCCGGCTTCCTGAGTATGCTGGAAGCCCAACTCGGCCGCCGCCTCCGCGCCCTGCCCGTCGGCCGCCCGCGGAAGGTAAAGACGGGTGGCGGGAGGAAAAAATAG
- the murB gene encoding UDP-N-acetylmuramate dehydrogenase — translation METPPFEFARLNYPLARHTLYHIGGPATVALLPRDENEAAEAFAWMRAQPGKKLVLGGGSNVLINDAGFDGIVLFTTELKRMEGLGGDRYYVGAGRELDDMVRNIMLVHNYDGVGGFTGIPGSVGGAIYMNAGTVKGSTCQWMASVDVMKPSGLETIPMRPELYSYRGQTFCDPGDVILGGVFQFTPAETDQSAIYAHYKQRRREKQPQGFCCGSVFKNPEGGHAGDLIERCGLKGTRRGGAIVSPMHANFIMNDDNATFQNVLDLIALAKERVRAQHGVELEEEVRIIW, via the coding sequence ATGGAAACCCCGCCCTTTGAATTCGCGCGCTTGAACTATCCCCTGGCCCGGCACACCCTGTATCACATCGGGGGGCCGGCGACGGTGGCGCTGTTGCCCCGGGATGAAAACGAGGCGGCGGAGGCGTTCGCGTGGATGCGCGCGCAGCCGGGCAAGAAGCTGGTGCTTGGGGGCGGGTCGAATGTCCTCATCAATGATGCGGGTTTCGACGGGATCGTCCTTTTCACGACCGAACTGAAGCGCATGGAGGGCCTGGGCGGCGATCGCTACTATGTTGGCGCGGGCCGCGAGCTGGACGACATGGTCCGCAACATCATGCTGGTCCACAATTACGACGGAGTGGGGGGCTTCACGGGCATTCCCGGATCCGTGGGCGGCGCTATCTACATGAACGCCGGCACGGTGAAGGGGAGCACCTGCCAGTGGATGGCGTCCGTGGACGTGATGAAGCCGTCCGGCCTGGAGACCATCCCGATGCGCCCGGAACTCTACAGCTACCGGGGCCAGACCTTCTGCGATCCGGGCGACGTAATCCTCGGCGGCGTTTTCCAGTTCACGCCCGCCGAGACGGACCAGAGCGCGATCTACGCGCATTACAAGCAGCGGCGCCGGGAGAAACAGCCGCAGGGCTTCTGCTGCGGGAGCGTGTTCAAGAACCCCGAGGGCGGGCACGCGGGCGATCTCATCGAGCGCTGCGGCCTCAAGGGAACACGCCGCGGCGGGGCGATCGTGAGCCCGATGCACGCGAACTTCATCATGAACGACGACAACGCCACGTTCCAGAACGTGCTGGACCTGATCGCACTCGCCAAAGAACGGGTGCGGGCGCAGCATGGGGTGGAGCTCGAAGAGGAAGTGCGCATTATCTGGTAG
- a CDS encoding adenylyltransferase/cytidyltransferase family protein, which translates to MSAIPQSSKQIALEGLVDLAGHYRRQSKTIVWTNGCFEILHAGHIDFLLKASRLGDVFIVGVNSDASVAAVKGPGRPLATEAERLLVLSAVECIDYITVFDQPDCAEVLRALKPDVYAKGLHHLHGGLNERERAVIEESGGCIALIAGDLTKSTASIVERIRRG; encoded by the coding sequence ATGAGCGCGATTCCGCAATCCAGCAAGCAGATTGCGCTGGAAGGCCTGGTCGATCTCGCGGGACACTACCGGCGCCAGAGCAAGACCATCGTCTGGACGAACGGCTGCTTCGAAATACTGCACGCCGGCCACATCGATTTCCTCCTGAAGGCGTCCCGCCTGGGCGATGTCTTTATTGTCGGGGTCAATAGCGACGCGTCCGTGGCGGCGGTCAAGGGCCCGGGGCGTCCCCTCGCCACCGAGGCGGAGCGATTGCTGGTCCTGTCCGCCGTCGAGTGCATCGACTACATCACCGTCTTCGACCAGCCCGACTGCGCCGAGGTGCTGCGGGCGCTCAAGCCGGATGTCTACGCCAAGGGGCTCCACCACCTCCACGGCGGCCTCAACGAACGCGAGCGCGCCGTCATCGAGGAATCCGGCGGCTGCATCGCGCTCATCGCGGGGGACCTCACGAAGTCCACGGCCTCGATTGTGGAGCGCATCCGCCGTGGATAG
- a CDS encoding DUF2029 domain-containing protein produces the protein MIRARGRAGIVTTCGGLLVAACALLAWRAPEFAYGSDMAARPIPFLVALLMGAGAVYLAAVWAGGSLPPTRNALAWIFAAGVLMRIAASAGPPVLEDDFYRYLWDGAVVASGQNPYAHAPGAIRDGLVADPELAALAADSGAVIARVNHAHLRTIYPPAAQAFFAIAHWAAPWSIGGLRLVYFALDCAVFAILIGLLRALDLPAWRVLIYWWNPLFVKECYNSVHMDLLLVPPMLLALLLVLRGRARPAAAALGLAAAIKFWPALLAPIVAGARGPGWRRALYAVLLCAALALALVAPMLLWGGLGNGAGLVAYGARWEMNDALFMAIAWLGARSAALAGSPLGPQEAHLLAKGITGVALAALACAGGWSVWRRRQLGVAELDQRRHLAAWWCTVAAALFLLSPVQFPWYYAWLLPWLVLVPNRGLLLLTVMLPLYYLKFYFDARGQADFFHYRVVWLEYAPVWGLLLWDALRRFRAPRGRKPTS, from the coding sequence GTGATCCGGGCCCGCGGGCGCGCCGGCATCGTCACCACGTGCGGCGGGCTGCTCGTAGCGGCCTGCGCGCTACTGGCCTGGCGCGCTCCCGAATTCGCCTACGGGTCCGACATGGCCGCCCGCCCGATCCCCTTCCTCGTCGCGCTCCTGATGGGCGCTGGCGCCGTCTACCTGGCCGCCGTGTGGGCCGGCGGCTCCCTCCCGCCAACGCGCAACGCGCTTGCGTGGATCTTCGCCGCGGGCGTCCTGATGCGCATCGCGGCGTCCGCCGGCCCCCCGGTGCTGGAAGATGACTTCTACCGCTACCTCTGGGACGGCGCCGTGGTGGCATCCGGGCAGAACCCCTACGCGCACGCGCCCGGGGCCATCCGGGACGGCCTCGTGGCGGACCCGGAGCTGGCCGCGCTCGCGGCGGATTCGGGCGCCGTGATTGCGCGCGTGAACCACGCACACCTGCGCACGATCTACCCGCCGGCGGCGCAGGCCTTCTTCGCGATTGCGCATTGGGCCGCGCCGTGGTCCATCGGGGGGCTGCGGCTGGTCTATTTCGCGCTCGATTGCGCCGTGTTCGCGATCCTGATCGGCCTGCTTCGCGCGCTCGATCTTCCCGCGTGGCGGGTGTTGATTTACTGGTGGAATCCGCTCTTCGTGAAGGAATGCTACAACAGCGTGCACATGGATCTGCTGTTGGTCCCGCCGATGTTGCTGGCGCTGCTGTTGGTCTTGCGCGGGCGCGCACGCCCCGCCGCCGCCGCCCTGGGCCTCGCCGCGGCCATCAAATTCTGGCCCGCGCTCCTGGCGCCGATCGTGGCGGGCGCCCGCGGCCCGGGCTGGCGCCGCGCTCTGTACGCCGTGCTCCTGTGCGCGGCCCTGGCGCTGGCCCTTGTCGCGCCGATGCTGCTCTGGGGCGGCCTGGGCAACGGCGCTGGCCTAGTGGCCTATGGCGCGCGCTGGGAGATGAACGACGCGCTGTTCATGGCGATCGCCTGGCTGGGCGCGCGGTCCGCCGCCCTTGCCGGATCGCCGCTCGGCCCGCAAGAGGCGCACCTGCTCGCGAAGGGCATCACGGGCGTTGCGCTCGCGGCGCTGGCCTGCGCCGGCGGGTGGTCGGTGTGGCGGCGGCGCCAGCTCGGAGTGGCGGAATTGGACCAGCGCCGCCACCTGGCCGCCTGGTGGTGCACCGTGGCCGCCGCGCTCTTTCTGCTCAGCCCCGTACAGTTCCCGTGGTACTACGCCTGGCTGCTGCCCTGGCTCGTGCTGGTTCCAAACCGCGGGCTTCTCCTGCTGACCGTCATGCTGCCGCTCTACTACCTCAAGTTCTACTTCGACGCCCGGGGGCAGGCCGACTTCTTCCACTACCGCGTGGTCTGGCTCGAGTATGCGCCAGTCTGGGGGCTGCTGCTGTGGGACGCCCTCCGCCGCTTCCGCGCTCCGAGGGGCCGGAAACCGACTTCCTGA
- the tatA gene encoding twin-arginine translocase TatA/TatE family subunit: MFGFGMTELVIVLVIVLLLFGGSKISGVGRSLGEAITEFKDAVKPDEKSDEIKHETRNAAKSETKDEAKEEE; this comes from the coding sequence ATGTTTGGTTTTGGAATGACTGAGTTGGTTATCGTATTGGTTATTGTGCTGCTGCTCTTCGGCGGATCCAAGATCTCGGGCGTGGGACGCTCTCTGGGCGAAGCGATCACCGAATTCAAGGACGCCGTGAAACCGGACGAGAAGTCCGACGAAATCAAGCACGAGACGCGCAACGCCGCGAAGAGCGAGACAAAGGACGAGGCGAAGGAGGAGGAGTAA
- a CDS encoding glycosyltransferase family 4 protein yields the protein MARCAHVVCVSEFTRRTLLDIAACSEDRTSVIPQAVEAHFQPLDPGDDALGAFRRRHGLEGKRVVLHVGTCLPYKNIGGLLEIFRSLPEDVVLLKVGGTFAPEEQQLIARHGLEPRLAHRTQLSEPDLVLAYNAADLLLWPSRFEGFGLPVLEAMACGTPVVCSDGGALPEVAGEAARVHPVDDLAGMAASCVAILANPEEAAALRAAGLARAKAYTWEAAARAYCNVYHAVAAGRAP from the coding sequence CTGGCCCGCTGCGCCCACGTGGTTTGCGTCTCGGAATTTACCCGCCGCACGCTCCTCGACATCGCCGCTTGCTCCGAGGATCGAACCAGCGTCATTCCCCAGGCCGTGGAGGCGCACTTTCAGCCTCTGGACCCCGGCGACGACGCCCTGGGCGCCTTCCGGCGGCGGCACGGGCTGGAAGGCAAGCGCGTGGTACTCCACGTGGGGACCTGTCTGCCCTACAAGAACATCGGCGGCCTGCTGGAGATCTTCCGGTCCCTTCCCGAAGACGTTGTGCTGCTCAAGGTCGGCGGAACGTTCGCGCCGGAGGAACAGCAACTCATCGCCCGGCATGGACTGGAACCCCGCCTCGCACACCGCACGCAACTGAGCGAGCCGGACCTCGTGCTGGCCTACAACGCCGCCGACCTGCTCCTGTGGCCCTCGCGGTTTGAAGGCTTCGGGCTGCCCGTCCTGGAGGCCATGGCCTGCGGGACGCCCGTGGTCTGCTCGGACGGCGGCGCGCTGCCCGAGGTGGCCGGTGAGGCGGCGCGGGTGCACCCCGTGGATGACCTGGCGGGCATGGCGGCCTCGTGCGTTGCGATTCTCGCGAACCCGGAAGAAGCGGCGGCCCTCCGCGCGGCGGGCCTCGCGCGCGCAAAAGCGTACACCTGGGAGGCGGCGGCGCGCGCGTACTGCAACGTGTATCATGCGGTGGCCGCCGGGCGCGCGCCGTGA
- the gpmI gene encoding 2,3-bisphosphoglycerate-independent phosphoglycerate mutase, producing MSKYSLNPLPNYTPFSGPLLFIIMDGVGLGPKDESDGVHLAYTPTLDWLFEEPLFTKLKAHGTAVGQPTDEDMGNSEVGHNALGAGRVFPQGAKLCNEAIADKRVFQGDAWKTIVARAKEGGTAHFIGLLSDGNVHSNIQQLLDILDQCAAEGVARVRCHILTDGRDVGERSALGYIEQLEAKLAECSEGGRDYRIASGGGRMYITMDRYNADWPMVERGWRAHVLGEGRQFASAAEAVQTYYDEDPRVTDQHVGEFVIAEDGKPVGAIEDGDAVVFLNFRGDRALEITRCFEEGDEFAEFDRKRRPDVFYAGMMQYDGDLKLPKNFLVQPSKIAGTISEYLCGAGIKSFAISETQKYGHVTYFWNGNKSGYINEGLETFLEIPSDNMTFDKRPWMKAGEITDALLDAMKTGQYKFLRANMPNGDMVGHTGHALAVRISVEAVDLGLERLLYDVEKAGGIAVITADHGNADCLFTEKKGKREPHVAHTLNPVPFVIKDYSGANAWRMRAIDTPGLSNVAATLINLLGFEQPKEYDPSLIELA from the coding sequence ATGAGCAAGTACAGCCTGAACCCCCTGCCGAACTATACCCCCTTTTCGGGCCCGCTGCTGTTTATCATCATGGACGGCGTCGGCCTGGGGCCGAAGGATGAATCCGACGGGGTTCACCTGGCCTATACGCCCACGCTCGACTGGCTCTTCGAAGAGCCGCTCTTCACGAAGCTCAAGGCGCACGGCACGGCGGTGGGCCAGCCCACCGACGAGGACATGGGCAACTCCGAAGTGGGGCACAACGCGCTCGGGGCCGGGCGCGTCTTCCCGCAGGGCGCGAAACTCTGCAACGAGGCCATCGCCGACAAGCGCGTCTTCCAGGGCGACGCCTGGAAGACCATCGTGGCCCGCGCGAAGGAAGGCGGCACGGCCCACTTCATCGGCCTCCTCTCCGATGGCAACGTGCACAGCAACATCCAGCAACTGCTCGACATCCTCGACCAGTGCGCCGCCGAGGGTGTCGCGCGCGTGCGCTGCCACATCCTCACCGACGGCCGCGACGTCGGCGAGCGATCCGCCCTCGGCTATATCGAGCAGCTCGAAGCCAAACTCGCCGAATGCAGCGAAGGCGGGCGCGACTACCGCATCGCCTCCGGCGGCGGGCGCATGTACATCACCATGGACCGCTACAACGCCGACTGGCCCATGGTCGAGCGCGGCTGGCGCGCCCACGTGCTCGGCGAAGGCCGGCAGTTCGCCTCCGCCGCCGAGGCCGTCCAGACCTACTACGACGAGGACCCGCGGGTAACCGACCAGCACGTCGGCGAGTTCGTCATCGCGGAAGACGGCAAGCCCGTCGGCGCGATCGAAGACGGCGACGCCGTGGTCTTCCTGAACTTCCGGGGCGACCGCGCGCTGGAAATCACCCGCTGCTTCGAAGAGGGCGACGAGTTCGCCGAATTCGATCGCAAGCGCCGCCCGGACGTGTTCTACGCCGGCATGATGCAATACGACGGCGATCTGAAGCTGCCGAAGAATTTCCTCGTGCAGCCCTCCAAGATCGCCGGGACCATCAGCGAATACCTCTGCGGCGCCGGGATCAAGAGCTTCGCCATCTCCGAGACCCAGAAATACGGCCACGTCACCTACTTCTGGAACGGAAACAAATCCGGCTACATCAACGAGGGCCTCGAAACCTTCCTCGAAATCCCCTCCGACAACATGACCTTCGACAAGCGACCCTGGATGAAGGCCGGAGAGATTACCGACGCCCTCCTCGACGCCATGAAGACCGGACAGTACAAGTTCCTCCGCGCCAACATGCCCAACGGCGACATGGTCGGCCACACGGGCCACGCCCTCGCCGTCCGCATCTCCGTCGAAGCGGTCGACCTCGGCCTGGAACGGCTGCTCTACGACGTCGAGAAAGCCGGCGGCATCGCCGTCATCACCGCCGACCACGGCAACGCCGACTGCCTCTTCACCGAGAAAAAAGGCAAGCGCGAGCCCCACGTCGCCCACACCCTCAACCCCGTCCCCTTCGTCATCAAGGACTACTCCGGCGCCAACGCCTGGCGCATGCGCGCGATCGACACCCCCGGCCTCAGCAACGTCGCCGCCACCCTCATCAACCTGCTCGGCTTCGAACAGCCCAAAGAATACGACCCCTCGCTCATTGAGCTGGCCTGA